From a single candidate division KSB1 bacterium genomic region:
- a CDS encoding DUF1028 domain-containing protein, with protein sequence MRKALFIKFSILVLVSCTLAQDVPRRPVSTYSIVARDSITGDLGVAVQSHWFSVGSLVSWAEAGVGAVATQSFIEVSYGPLGLELMRAGKTAPEALSALLSIDPNADVRQVAMVDVHGNVAVHTGAKCIIEAGDLKGNQYSVQANLMEKNTVWSAMSKAYESTEGDLVDKLMASLEAAQDEGGDIRGRQSAAILVVPGKSGGAPWREKIIDLRIEDHPEPIKELKRLINVHRAFEHMNKGDEYFSNDDAAKALEEYAKAGVLLPNNLEVMYWQAITMVGAGQIEKALPIFKEVFTKDRNWYTLTPRLPHSGLLPDDKTLIDRILSTVK encoded by the coding sequence ATGCGCAAGGCTTTATTCATCAAATTTAGTATTCTAGTTTTGGTATCGTGTACGTTGGCCCAGGATGTTCCCCGGCGGCCGGTTAGTACTTATTCTATTGTCGCTCGCGACTCTATAACCGGGGATCTTGGTGTTGCAGTTCAGTCCCATTGGTTTTCGGTTGGTTCGCTTGTTTCCTGGGCAGAAGCCGGAGTAGGGGCGGTTGCTACACAATCATTCATTGAAGTTTCCTATGGTCCGTTGGGATTGGAGCTAATGCGTGCCGGGAAAACTGCGCCTGAAGCTTTATCGGCTTTATTGAGCATCGATCCGAATGCGGATGTGAGACAGGTAGCAATGGTTGACGTTCATGGCAATGTGGCTGTTCATACAGGCGCCAAATGTATCATCGAAGCGGGCGACCTGAAAGGTAACCAATACTCCGTTCAAGCAAATTTGATGGAAAAAAATACTGTATGGAGTGCTATGTCAAAGGCTTATGAGTCAACCGAAGGAGATTTGGTTGACAAATTAATGGCATCATTGGAAGCCGCACAGGATGAAGGGGGGGATATCCGGGGTCGCCAATCTGCAGCTATTCTGGTTGTTCCTGGTAAATCAGGAGGCGCTCCCTGGCGGGAGAAGATCATAGATTTACGAATTGAGGATCATCCGGAACCCATAAAGGAATTAAAGCGCCTGATTAATGTCCATCGTGCATTTGAGCACATGAATAAGGGAGACGAGTACTTTTCCAATGACGATGCAGCCAAAGCGCTGGAAGAATATGCTAAAGCCGGTGTATTATTGCCGAATAATCTGGAAGTTATGTATTGGCAGGCGATAACGATGGTGGGTGCCGGGCAAATTGAGAAAGCATTACCCATTTTTAAAGAAGTGTTTACTAAAGATAGAAACTGGTACACATTAACGCCAAGACTGCCTCATTCCGGTTTACTCCCGGATGATAAAACCTTAATCGATAGGATTCTGTCGACAGTTAAATAA
- a CDS encoding amino acid permease yields the protein MFLALGSSIIIYGIGTVVMVGVLPAEQLAGSLTPVSDAARIFGGNLGGMVMTAAAFLSFFSVANAGILGASRYPLAMGRDHLKPSELI from the coding sequence ATGTTCCTGGCGTTGGGAAGTTCTATAATTATCTACGGTATTGGTACTGTTGTCATGGTCGGAGTTCTGCCTGCCGAACAACTGGCTGGCAGCTTAACGCCCGTTTCTGATGCCGCTCGAATTTTCGGGGGCAATTTGGGCGGGATGGTAATGACCGCTGCAGCTTTTCTTTCATTCTTTTCGGTAGCGAATGCCGGAATTTTGGGTGCGTCGCGATATCCATTGGCGATGGGAAGAGATCATTTGAAACCTAGTGAATTGATTTAA
- a CDS encoding geranylgeranylglycerol-phosphate geranylgeranyltransferase, with product MCSIAIGALVAGSIPLYSKLFLACFSGGFITGAANTINDFFDGDIDRINKPDRPLPAGLVSPQNARIWSFLLFGLGIGLSLLINPLAVLIASATSLLLFYYSYRLKRTILSGNLVVGLVSALAFIYGGVAVEQIGMAFIPAVFAFFFHLGREILKDIEDVPGDRKNQIKTFPITYGINPSRWLISAIFLLLIPVTFIPFILGIFGKVYLIVVVFGVDLFLLFVIFSLWRDSSTQNLHRLSDMLKADMVVGLAAILCGVMIN from the coding sequence ATGTGCAGTATCGCGATAGGCGCATTGGTTGCAGGCAGTATCCCCCTCTATTCAAAATTATTTTTAGCATGTTTTTCGGGTGGTTTCATCACCGGGGCAGCCAATACAATCAATGATTTTTTTGATGGCGATATAGATCGTATTAACAAACCAGACCGGCCTTTGCCTGCAGGATTGGTTTCACCTCAGAATGCTCGGATTTGGTCATTCTTACTTTTTGGGCTGGGGATTGGGTTAAGTTTATTGATTAATCCACTTGCGGTTTTGATTGCAAGCGCAACCTCACTGTTGCTTTTCTATTATAGTTACCGGTTAAAACGAACCATTCTTTCGGGTAACCTGGTGGTTGGTTTGGTATCGGCTTTGGCTTTTATTTATGGTGGTGTTGCTGTAGAACAAATAGGGATGGCATTTATTCCTGCTGTTTTTGCGTTTTTCTTTCATCTTGGTCGCGAGATTTTGAAAGACATTGAAGACGTCCCTGGAGATAGGAAGAATCAAATAAAAACATTTCCGATAACCTATGGAATAAATCCTTCTAGATGGCTAATTTCTGCCATTTTTCTGTTGCTAATTCCAGTCACTTTTATACCTTTTATTCTTGGAATTTTTGGTAAGGTTTATTTAATAGTAGTAGTTTTTGGGGTTGACTTATTTTTACTTTTTGTTATTTTTTCATTGTGGAGAGATTCTTCGACACAAAATTTACATCGTTTAAGTGATATGCTAAAAGCTGACATGGTTGTCGGATTGGCTGCCATTTTGTGTGGAGTCATGATCAACTAA
- a CDS encoding M20 family metallo-hydrolase, giving the protein MILHPDFDRLQKRIETYGDTAIEYQTRLTAIPAIGPENGGEGEVKKAAEIRTILQELKADKIEEIQCTDNRVADGYRPNLLGYFNGKNSSRKIWIISHMDVVPEGDRNLWDQDPFTVRVDGDKIIGRGVEDDQQGIVSSLLAAKALREEQVLPNYDVVLVMVADEETGSKYGLSCVLKRKLEEFGEQDLIIIPDAGNADGTMIEVAEKTILWLKFTITGKQCHASQPELGINAHRAGAHLIVKLNRLYEQFPEHDELFDPPISTFEPTKKEANVDNVNTIPGTDIFYLDCRILPSVYFNKVISEIKRQIEETETEFGVKISVDLPHSEPSNPATPHDAPVVKALQIAVKAVHGRKAKPMGIGGGTVAACVRGKGFNAAVWCTNKETAHQPNEHSLIPNIIGDAKVFAHVFLQDF; this is encoded by the coding sequence ATGATCCTGCATCCAGATTTCGACCGATTGCAAAAGAGAATAGAAACTTATGGTGATACGGCAATCGAATATCAAACCAGGTTGACAGCTATTCCAGCGATTGGACCCGAGAACGGCGGCGAAGGAGAAGTGAAAAAAGCCGCTGAAATTAGAACGATATTACAAGAATTAAAAGCCGATAAAATTGAAGAAATTCAATGTACTGATAATCGAGTTGCAGATGGTTACCGGCCAAACCTGCTCGGCTATTTTAATGGTAAGAATTCTTCCCGGAAAATTTGGATCATCTCACACATGGATGTAGTTCCTGAAGGTGATCGAAACTTGTGGGATCAGGATCCTTTTACCGTTCGGGTTGATGGAGATAAGATCATCGGCAGAGGCGTAGAAGATGATCAGCAGGGTATCGTATCTAGTTTATTAGCTGCAAAAGCGTTGCGAGAAGAACAGGTTTTACCCAATTACGATGTTGTCCTGGTAATGGTAGCCGACGAAGAAACCGGCAGCAAATATGGCCTCAGCTGCGTTTTGAAACGTAAGTTGGAAGAATTTGGCGAACAGGATTTGATCATCATACCTGACGCCGGGAATGCTGATGGTACCATGATTGAAGTTGCAGAAAAAACAATCCTGTGGCTGAAATTTACGATTACCGGCAAGCAATGTCACGCTTCTCAACCAGAACTGGGCATTAATGCACATCGTGCTGGGGCGCATCTCATCGTGAAATTAAATCGGTTATATGAACAATTCCCCGAGCACGATGAGCTTTTCGATCCGCCGATCTCTACATTCGAGCCAACGAAGAAAGAGGCAAACGTCGATAATGTCAATACGATACCCGGAACGGATATTTTTTATCTGGATTGTCGAATTCTACCAAGCGTCTATTTCAACAAGGTCATTTCTGAAATAAAGCGACAAATCGAAGAAACTGAAACAGAATTTGGCGTTAAGATTTCAGTAGACTTACCCCATAGCGAACCATCGAATCCAGCAACCCCCCATGATGCACCGGTTGTTAAAGCTTTGCAAATTGCTGTTAAGGCAGTTCATGGCCGAAAAGCAAAACCGATGGGAATTGGCGGAGGCACTGTTGCGGCATGTGTTCGGGGGAAAGGATTCAATGCGGCAGTTTGGTGCACCAATAAAGAAACTGCCCATCAACCCAATGAACACTCCCTAATTCCAAACATAATCGGAGACGCCAAAGTGTTTGCCCATGTTTTTTTGCAGGACTTTTAG
- a CDS encoding RNA methyltransferase encodes MRKLTYEEIFDQRFDKEKIDREGRFPIYVIAENIRSLHNVGSIFRTSDAVRISKLYLCGFSGQPPRNEISKTALGADKTVPWEYHKEAVKVVHKLKQNNIPIIILEHTDSCVEYTALNYPSPLCLVIGNEVEGISEDVVKLADYAIEIPMFGIKHSLNVGVAFGTVIFHILEQQKKSGILKYFN; translated from the coding sequence ATGCGAAAATTAACATATGAAGAAATATTTGATCAACGCTTTGATAAAGAAAAGATAGATAGGGAAGGAAGATTCCCTATTTATGTGATTGCGGAAAACATCCGTAGCCTGCACAATGTGGGTTCCATTTTTCGAACTTCAGATGCCGTAAGAATATCAAAGCTATACCTTTGTGGTTTTAGCGGCCAACCGCCAAGAAACGAGATTAGCAAGACAGCATTAGGAGCGGATAAAACCGTACCCTGGGAATACCATAAAGAAGCAGTTAAGGTTGTCCATAAACTAAAGCAAAATAATATTCCCATCATCATTTTGGAGCATACGGATTCTTGTGTCGAATATACCGCCCTAAATTATCCTTCCCCTTTGTGCCTTGTTATTGGCAACGAAGTTGAAGGTATCAGTGAGGATGTAGTAAAACTAGCAGATTACGCAATTGAAATTCCGATGTTTGGCATTAAGCATTCCTTAAATGTCGGGGTAGCTTTTGGAACCGTAATATTCCATATTTTAGAACAGCAAAAAAAGTCAGGCATTCTCAAATATTTTAATTAA
- a CDS encoding DUF819 family protein, whose product MITDPMAIFAVCAGICALVFWSTEQSWAKKFYKIIPSIALIYYIPTFATTFGILPSSSPVYVWMKDYLLPFSLFILMITTDLPTILKIGPKALAMMAIGTLGVVVGGPVALLIFKQWVPPDTWKGLAALSGSWIGGGANFAAIKESVGAPDSIIGPIIIVDTAVGYTWMGVLLFLANHQKGIDRWNKADTRVLEDLNRRLKDFQKNQMKPISLPDASAIIAIGILGAVVCQFLAGIVYGITDPFLKEYLPTVATIFSKFTWTVILISTIGILLSFTPLKKIEGSGASKLGYAALYLFLTSIGAKADLAGIAAAPILLAVGAVWIIIHVSFLIIGARLLRAPLFLLAVGSQANIGGAASAPIVAGAYYQAMAPVGLLMGIFGYVLGNYAGLLCAYFLQLVGG is encoded by the coding sequence ATGATAACAGATCCGATGGCTATTTTTGCAGTTTGTGCAGGAATTTGTGCACTGGTATTTTGGTCAACCGAACAATCCTGGGCCAAAAAATTTTACAAAATCATTCCGTCCATTGCTCTAATCTATTATATCCCAACTTTTGCCACAACATTTGGAATATTGCCATCCTCGTCTCCGGTGTATGTCTGGATGAAAGATTACTTATTGCCATTCAGTTTGTTTATTTTGATGATCACTACCGATTTGCCTACCATTTTAAAAATTGGTCCAAAAGCCCTGGCCATGATGGCAATTGGGACACTAGGCGTAGTAGTCGGGGGACCGGTTGCCCTTTTGATATTCAAACAATGGGTACCTCCGGATACCTGGAAAGGATTGGCGGCATTGTCGGGAAGCTGGATTGGCGGAGGAGCTAATTTCGCTGCAATTAAAGAATCGGTAGGAGCCCCGGATAGCATAATCGGTCCTATTATCATTGTTGATACTGCCGTTGGCTACACCTGGATGGGAGTGTTATTGTTTTTAGCCAACCACCAAAAAGGTATAGATCGTTGGAACAAGGCAGATACCCGAGTATTAGAAGATTTAAACCGCCGGCTAAAAGATTTCCAGAAAAACCAAATGAAACCGATCTCTCTGCCGGATGCTTCCGCAATTATTGCCATTGGCATTCTTGGTGCGGTGGTGTGCCAGTTCCTGGCTGGAATCGTTTATGGTATAACAGACCCGTTCTTAAAAGAATATTTGCCAACTGTTGCAACGATTTTCTCCAAATTTACCTGGACAGTAATCCTGATCTCCACAATTGGCATCCTATTATCATTCACTCCTCTAAAAAAAATTGAAGGTTCCGGCGCTTCCAAATTAGGGTATGCAGCTTTGTATTTGTTCCTCACTTCCATCGGCGCAAAAGCGGACCTGGCCGGTATAGCCGCCGCGCCTATTTTATTGGCGGTTGGAGCTGTTTGGATTATTATTCACGTTTCATTTTTGATTATCGGTGCAAGACTACTCAGGGCGCCTTTGTTTTTGCTGGCAGTGGGAAGCCAGGCAAATATCGGTGGGGCTGCCAGCGCACCGATTGTTGCGGGCGCTTATTACCAGGCCATGGCGCCAGTTGGATTACTCATGGGAATTTTTGGCTATGTTTTAGGTAATTACGCCGGTTTACTGTGTGCTTATTTTCTGCAATTGGTAGGTGGGTGA
- a CDS encoding PDZ domain-containing protein has product MKGRYIHPMWIVIVVFAIGSLGFAFKRIDSKDKDRPWLGVSVIDVSKKNKKEYDLGRNEGIQISYVVDDSPADFVDLERGDLILSVDGSDLKGPRHFTRLIRKKKPGDKLSLKVIHDGKNKTIKVELASYKDKEDEHQFFYSYNFDDDESGDKYSKPPFSVFFGGLNRPYLGIHMQDMNEDLAKYFNVDVEDGVLITDVEEDSPAEEAGMKPGDILSKIDGESVEVTDDILEILGDYDSGEEVEITVVRSGKEQKITVELGESNHSFGGFNVAPHIFNFRSRMHSPDNNIIIRLRDGEPRIIIRNKIIQRMNDRIHDRINFEINDNFNFHYDLDHLIQEGIHHKLEEKLDHLQDRLHDFKFNLRDLNQFEFKPEYNRKITKEHTLYI; this is encoded by the coding sequence ATGAAAGGACGATATATCCATCCAATGTGGATCGTGATTGTAGTTTTTGCGATTGGTAGTCTTGGATTTGCATTTAAGCGAATCGATTCCAAGGACAAAGACCGGCCCTGGTTAGGGGTCTCGGTAATAGATGTTTCAAAGAAAAATAAGAAAGAGTATGACTTAGGGCGGAATGAGGGAATCCAAATCAGTTATGTAGTTGATGATTCACCGGCAGATTTTGTCGATCTTGAAAGAGGAGATTTAATCCTATCTGTGGATGGTTCGGACTTGAAAGGTCCCCGGCATTTTACAAGATTAATCCGTAAGAAAAAACCGGGAGATAAATTATCACTTAAAGTGATTCATGATGGCAAGAATAAAACTATTAAGGTTGAACTGGCAAGCTACAAAGATAAGGAAGATGAACACCAATTTTTCTATTCCTACAATTTTGATGATGATGAATCTGGAGACAAGTATAGCAAACCACCATTTAGTGTATTTTTCGGTGGGTTAAATCGCCCATATCTTGGTATTCATATGCAAGACATGAATGAGGATTTAGCGAAATATTTTAATGTGGATGTTGAGGACGGCGTATTAATCACGGATGTGGAAGAAGATAGCCCGGCGGAAGAAGCAGGAATGAAACCCGGCGATATTCTTTCAAAAATCGATGGTGAATCAGTTGAGGTTACGGATGATATTTTGGAAATTTTGGGTGATTACGATTCCGGTGAGGAAGTCGAAATAACCGTGGTTAGATCCGGTAAGGAACAAAAAATTACTGTTGAGTTAGGTGAATCGAATCATAGTTTTGGGGGATTTAATGTAGCCCCCCATATTTTTAATTTTAGGAGTAGGATGCACTCCCCGGATAATAATATAATAATCAGGCTTCGTGATGGAGAGCCACGTATTATCATCAGAAATAAAATTATACAAAGAATGAATGATAGAATCCATGATCGAATCAATTTTGAAATTAATGATAATTTTAACTTTCATTATGATTTGGATCATTTGATTCAAGAGGGAATCCATCATAAGCTAGAAGAAAAACTGGATCATTTACAAGATCGTTTACATGATTTTAAATTTAATCTACGGGATTTAAACCAATTCGAGTTCAAACCTGAATACAATAGAAAAATCACAAAAGAACATACCCTTTACATTTAA
- a CDS encoding D-tyrosyl-tRNA(Tyr) deacylase, which yields MRVVLQRVQSANVSIDGKIIAEIRKGLLLFVGITHDDSETDMKYMAEKCVNLRIFEDDAGKMNVSVNDLRAEILVVSQFTLHADTRKGRRPSFIQAAPPHQALPMFNQFVKLLKESGLKVLVGEFGAHMKVSLTNDGPVTIILDSKN from the coding sequence ATGCGAGTTGTTTTACAGCGAGTTCAGTCTGCGAATGTTTCAATCGATGGCAAAATCATTGCTGAAATCAGGAAAGGGTTATTGCTTTTCGTTGGTATAACCCATGATGATAGCGAAACCGATATGAAATACATGGCAGAAAAGTGTGTAAACCTGCGAATATTTGAGGATGATGCAGGAAAGATGAATGTTTCCGTTAATGATTTAAGAGCCGAAATTTTGGTTGTTTCTCAATTTACTTTGCATGCAGATACTCGCAAAGGACGCCGGCCAAGTTTTATCCAGGCTGCACCACCTCATCAAGCATTGCCAATGTTTAATCAATTTGTAAAACTGTTGAAAGAATCCGGTTTGAAAGTGCTGGTAGGTGAATTTGGCGCTCATATGAAAGTGAGCCTCACCAATGATGGCCCGGTTACGATTATTTTGGATAGTAAAAATTGA
- the maf gene encoding septum formation inhibitor Maf, translated as MNSFLKLPKPLVLASQSPRRLQLLHQVGFTVEVIPSDIEENSKTTSPKKFTTDLAIKKAKNVAAKTENRIVIGADTVVVLDQEILGKPIDKIAARQMLQNLSGREHVVYSGIAIVDSDNNKIISDCESTVVSFRELTNNEIEIYVENDNPLDKAGAYGIQDRSALFVDRIEGCYYNVMGFPLTCFYLNLQKFLSA; from the coding sequence ATGAATTCATTTTTAAAATTACCAAAACCATTGGTGTTGGCTTCTCAATCCCCAAGACGATTGCAATTGTTGCACCAGGTTGGTTTTACTGTTGAAGTTATTCCCAGCGATATAGAAGAAAATTCAAAGACAACTTCTCCTAAGAAATTTACAACGGATCTGGCAATTAAAAAAGCAAAAAATGTCGCGGCTAAAACAGAAAATCGAATTGTAATAGGAGCTGACACAGTTGTTGTTTTGGATCAGGAAATTCTTGGCAAACCAATTGACAAAATTGCTGCACGCCAAATGCTGCAAAATCTGAGTGGCAGAGAGCATGTGGTTTATTCTGGAATTGCCATAGTAGACTCGGATAACAACAAGATAATATCGGATTGTGAAAGCACGGTTGTTTCTTTCAGAGAATTAACGAATAATGAAATTGAAATTTATGTAGAGAATGATAATCCTTTAGATAAGGCAGGTGCCTATGGAATCCAGGATCGCAGCGCTTTATTTGTGGATAGGATTGAAGGGTGTTATTATAATGTAATGGGTTTCCCATTGACCTGCTTTTATTTAAATTTACAGAAATTTCTTTCTGCTTAG
- a CDS encoding DUF47 family protein produces the protein MLLPFKKTKELEMQIDEYLDCVVKGGLLFKQGLKFYLQEKFEDFEDRLKSLDQCESQADGLRRSIESQLYIQTLIPESRGDVLGLLESSDRVLNLTAETLLEFSVETPNILTAIRGMLLDLAEASINSLDGMVLAIRAYFRDLTAVRDHISKAQFYEHESDKLAEKIKRTVFKMDIELSHKSHIRYFVLKMENIADRAEDVCDRISIAAIKRYM, from the coding sequence ATGCTTCTGCCATTTAAAAAAACCAAAGAATTAGAAATGCAGATTGATGAATATTTGGATTGTGTTGTAAAAGGCGGTTTATTGTTTAAGCAGGGACTAAAATTCTACCTTCAGGAAAAATTTGAGGATTTTGAGGACCGGTTAAAATCCCTCGATCAGTGCGAAAGCCAGGCGGATGGTTTGCGTCGTTCAATCGAAAGTCAATTGTACATTCAAACTTTAATACCAGAATCTCGTGGAGATGTATTAGGACTGCTCGAAAGCTCGGATCGAGTTCTAAATTTGACTGCCGAGACTTTGTTGGAATTTTCAGTTGAGACACCGAATATTCTTACAGCCATACGTGGGATGTTATTAGATCTGGCTGAAGCCTCTATCAATTCATTAGATGGAATGGTGCTGGCTATTCGAGCCTATTTTAGAGATTTAACTGCGGTTCGAGATCATATTAGTAAAGCACAATTTTATGAACATGAATCAGATAAGCTAGCTGAAAAAATTAAAAGAACTGTCTTCAAAATGGATATTGAATTGAGTCATAAAAGCCATATTCGCTATTTTGTGCTCAAAATGGAAAACATCGCTGATCGAGCGGAGGACGTTTGTGATCGCATTTCAATTGCGGCAATTAAACGATACATGTGA
- a CDS encoding inorganic phosphate transporter: MIWFFLLSGLFLGWSLGANDAANVFGTAVGTRMVRFKVAACVASIFVVIGAVVSGGGTANTLGKLGAVNAMAGSFTVALAAAATVTWMTKLKLPVSTSQSIVGAIIGWNLFTGSATDLQSLTKIVSAWIICPLLAALFAVVLYKIFYQFFRKFKIHLLEQDLYNRLGLLLIGAFGAYSLGANNIANVVGVFISASPFKDIEILGWVIPGTQQLFLIGGLAISVGIITYSRRVMETVGNELFKLTPLTALIVVLSQSLVLFIFASQSIENFLLSNGLPTIPLVPVSSSQAVIGAILGVGLAKGISRIKYGVLGKIALGWITTPVVACILTFILLFFVKNVFELKVVHGIQ, translated from the coding sequence ATGATCTGGTTCTTTTTATTAAGTGGATTGTTTTTAGGGTGGTCTTTAGGTGCGAATGATGCGGCCAATGTTTTCGGAACAGCCGTTGGCACACGCATGGTCAGGTTTAAGGTTGCAGCATGTGTTGCCAGTATCTTTGTAGTGATTGGAGCGGTGGTCAGCGGTGGAGGAACTGCTAATACTCTTGGAAAGCTAGGTGCGGTGAATGCCATGGCTGGTTCTTTCACGGTTGCTTTGGCTGCAGCTGCTACAGTCACCTGGATGACTAAATTGAAGCTGCCAGTCTCAACTTCTCAGTCGATCGTTGGAGCAATTATCGGATGGAATCTTTTTACGGGCTCGGCGACAGATTTACAATCACTAACAAAAATAGTTTCGGCCTGGATTATATGTCCGTTATTAGCAGCACTGTTTGCAGTTGTCTTATATAAAATATTTTATCAATTCTTTCGAAAATTTAAGATACATTTATTAGAACAAGACCTCTATAACCGGCTCGGATTACTGCTTATTGGGGCTTTTGGCGCTTACAGCCTCGGCGCTAACAATATTGCTAATGTAGTGGGAGTATTCATCTCCGCATCTCCATTCAAAGATATTGAAATATTGGGATGGGTTATTCCAGGAACTCAGCAGCTTTTCTTGATAGGAGGATTAGCCATCTCTGTAGGTATTATTACTTATTCTCGACGAGTCATGGAAACGGTAGGAAATGAATTGTTTAAACTTACACCTTTAACAGCCCTTATTGTAGTACTCTCACAATCATTGGTTTTATTTATTTTTGCCTCACAAAGTATCGAAAATTTTCTCTTGAGTAATGGATTACCGACAATTCCTTTAGTGCCGGTATCCAGCTCGCAAGCCGTTATTGGCGCAATTCTCGGTGTTGGATTAGCTAAAGGCATATCGAGGATAAAATACGGTGTCCTGGGAAAGATTGCCCTCGGTTGGATAACCACTCCAGTTGTAGCTTGCATCCTTACTTTTATTTTGTTGTTTTTCGTAAAAAATGTATTTGAGTTAAAAGTAGTTCATGGTATCCAATAA
- a CDS encoding helix-turn-helix domain-containing protein: MSFEALSRKLRKARLDKNLKLSELNDKTKIQLEFLKKMENGEFDFFPKPVIIGFIKSIALIVEVDESGLIALYYAEFEKPTVVDNANQNKDQSVINKQNNAKIIKEAIKELEESKVPNETIVSKEIKKPKKKTAKSKITVQEKEGQKPGIEKSSKLVAKPPKSKDKKSLTWFSEHKGELILGTLVLLILAGIIYVYIQYISKENVNSSNEPVEKITVFEARRQNLEKAETEKPEIELIRIPEKVKLRVVAAESTWFRMVRDEYDTTEYIFPPGRDRTFEANEKIELRIGRADGLFLWVNSDSIGKLGTAAEIVSKLVLTNQGITERRIRRPQPPPQQE; the protein is encoded by the coding sequence TTGAGCTTCGAAGCATTAAGCCGGAAATTACGCAAAGCTAGATTAGATAAAAATTTGAAGTTGTCTGAATTAAATGATAAAACCAAAATTCAACTAGAATTTCTGAAGAAGATGGAAAATGGTGAATTTGATTTCTTTCCCAAGCCTGTCATTATTGGTTTTATTAAATCGATTGCCCTGATTGTAGAAGTGGATGAGTCGGGATTAATAGCGCTTTACTACGCTGAATTTGAAAAACCAACAGTAGTTGATAATGCTAATCAGAATAAAGATCAATCTGTAATTAATAAGCAAAATAATGCAAAAATAATAAAAGAAGCTATAAAAGAATTAGAAGAGTCAAAAGTTCCAAATGAAACAATCGTTTCAAAAGAGATAAAAAAGCCTAAGAAAAAAACTGCCAAAAGCAAAATAACAGTTCAAGAAAAAGAAGGTCAAAAGCCAGGAATAGAAAAGAGCTCTAAACTTGTTGCTAAACCGCCAAAGTCTAAAGATAAGAAGTCTTTAACGTGGTTTTCTGAACATAAGGGAGAGCTAATACTTGGAACTTTGGTTTTACTTATTCTTGCCGGAATCATTTATGTCTATATCCAATATATCAGCAAAGAGAATGTCAATTCATCAAATGAACCGGTGGAAAAAATCACTGTTTTTGAAGCCAGGCGGCAAAATCTCGAAAAAGCAGAAACTGAAAAACCGGAGATTGAACTCATCAGGATCCCTGAAAAAGTAAAATTGCGTGTTGTTGCTGCAGAATCAACCTGGTTCCGGATGGTAAGAGATGAATATGATACAACTGAATATATTTTCCCACCGGGAAGAGACCGAACTTTTGAAGCGAATGAGAAAATTGAGCTAAGAATAGGGCGAGCAGATGGATTATTTCTTTGGGTCAATTCGGATTCGATTGGAAAATTAGGTACAGCGGCGGAAATCGTTAGTAAGTTGGTTTTAACCAACCAGGGGATCACCGAACGACGAATTCGACGGCCACAGCCGCCTCCTCAGCAAGAATAA